One Setaria viridis chromosome 5, Setaria_viridis_v4.0, whole genome shotgun sequence genomic region harbors:
- the LOC117857195 gene encoding uncharacterized protein → MLPRLAPPLGGALPRVLRGICTAAPPPSKPQPGPLSPSELGTISALLPRLLSAGHVPAAGRLLSAALLLPGSIQRLPLPDLAAHLASLPTLSAAFALLTALRHHPARPSPLPLASPLLDSLLSQRRARDAASVLRWLCRPDSPRRPDAATYAAAVAGFCRLEDPRGALAALREMAADGLQPSPELREAVRDAMLQDARIEEAWALEEAMRLPETSKVVELVDKLLSEWEP, encoded by the coding sequence ATGCTTCcccgcctcgcgccgccgctcggcggCGCCCTCCCGCGCGTTCTTCGCGGCATctgcaccgccgcgccgccgccatccaagCCCCAGCCCGGACCGCTCTCCCCGTCCGAGCTCGGCACCATCTCCGCTCTCCTCCCGCGGCTCCTCTCCGCGGGCCACGTCCCCGCCGCGGGGCGCCTCCtctccgccgcgctcctcctcccgggCTCCATACAGCGCCTCCCTCTCCCAGACCTCGCCGCGCACCTCGCCTCGCTCCCGACCCTCTCCGCTGCCTTCGCGCTCCTCACCGCGCTCCGCCACCACCCGGCGCGCCCCTCGCCGCTCCCGCTGGCGTCGCCGCTGCTCGACAGCCTCCTCTCCCAGCGCCGCGCGCGCGACGCGGCCTCCGTGCTGCGGTGGCTCTGCCGCCCGGACTCCCCTCGCCGGCCCGACGCCGccacctacgccgccgccgtcgcggggtTTTGCCGCCTCGAGGACCCCAGgggcgcgctcgccgcgctcAGGGAGATGGCCGCGGACGGGTTGCAGCCCTCGCCTGAGCTGCGGGAGGCGGTGCGGGACGCGATGCTGCAGGACGCCAGGATCGAGGAGGCGTGGGCGCTGGAGGAGGCGATGCGGCTGCCGGAGACGAGCAAGGTTGTGGAGCTGGTCGACAAACTTCTTTCGGAGTGGGAACCCTGA
- the LOC140222872 gene encoding uncharacterized protein gives MSGHLFAVKQGRTETLQSFINVKCQTNGLSERTIIDAAQEGLRHVSLRSRFSRHPPQTVSELMRKMEGQAIEALGQIQLPVSFGHGDYARTEDISFDVVDVPYQYNAIFGRHLLNASYAVPQHGQREVNELAMARPEDSEGGGGSSTRYVLRACSEGKTKTVSLRSEQLEKMVQLAADLPEQMEFALLPFLREYEDVFAWTPSDLQGVDQNLIEHHLNIDPKKKPRKQKVQKISTEWKEVARVEVHKLLDANVILEVIHIEWLANTNARANFARLVQPVFDAQVGRNLEAYIDDIVVKSKNEQDHLPDLWETFTNLQRTSLRLNPEKCTFGVRSGKLMGYLISQRRIEANPIRFKPSGEMVPLSNV, from the exons ATGTCGGGGCACCTCTTCGCTGTCAAGCAAGGGAGGACGGAGACGCTCCAAAGCTTCATCAACGTGAAGTGCCAGACCAATGGCCTGAGTGAGAGAACCATCATCGATGCCGCCCAGGAGGGGCTGCGGCACGTTTCCCTCAGGTCACGCTTCTCCCGGCACCCTCCCCAGACTGTGTCCGAGCTGATGCGCAAGATGGA GGGACAGGCGATCGAGGCCCTGGGCCAGATCCAGCTACCGGTGTCCTTTGGCCATGGTGACTACGCCCGCACGGAGGACATTTCTTTCGACGTGGTGGACGTGCCATACCAGTACAACGCCATATTCGGGAGGCACCTGCTCAACGCCTCCTACGCCGTTCCACAACACG GGCAGCGGGAGGTTAATGAATTGGCCATGGCGCGACCGGAAGAtagcgaggggggggggggctcgtCCACCCGCTACGTCCTGAGGGCCTGCTCTGAGGGGAAAACAAAGACCGTGTCGCTCCGCTCTGAACAGCTGGAGAAGatggtgcagctggcagctgACCTCCCGGAGCAGATGGAGTTCGCCCTCCTCCCTTTCCTCCGGGAGTATGAGGACGTGTTCGCCTGGACCCCCTCCGATCTCCAAGGCGTCGACCAGAATCTCATAGAGCACCACCTGAACATTGACCCGAAGAAGAAACCCCGCAAACAGAAGGTGCAAAAGATATCGACGGAGTGGAAGGAGGTGGCACGCGTGGAGGTGCACAAGCTACTCGATGCGAACGTGATCCTGGAAGTCATCCACATAGAATGGCTTGCCAACACG AATGCTAGGGCAAACTTCGCGCGCCTGGTGCAGCCTGTGTTCGATGCCCAGGTAGGAAGGAATCTGGAGGCCTACATTGACGACATCGTCGTCAAAAGCAAGAATGAGCAAGACCACCTCCCCGACCTATGGGAGACCTTCACCAACCTACAAAGGACGAGCCTTCGACTCAACCCGGAGAAGTGCACATTTGGGGTGCGCTCCGGAAAGCTTATGGGCTACCTCATCTCCCAACGGAGGATCGAAGCCAACCCCATAAGATTCAAGCCATCCGGGGAGATGGTGCCCCTGAGCAATGTGTGA